The Pyrobaculum sp. 3827-6 genome has a segment encoding these proteins:
- a CDS encoding glycosyltransferase family 2 protein, which produces MCVTVVLPTFNEAEGLPRVVEELRAAGFDKILVVDGGSTDGTVEVAKSLGVVVVRQVGRGKGMALRTALMYVDTPYVAVLDADYTYPPSELKRLLALLRYYDLVLGARRGEMPLVYRVGNRVIGWFFNMLFGADLSDPLTGMYVARTEFLRRLYLEARGFDVEVDILAKALAEGGRVAEVPVSYRRRVGKKKLRPWHGFHIVGRIFSLAYRLNPALALFLFGVLLLVPGVALGAWVAYRLFYAGVPHYILGMGAFMLLLLGGLSLAMLPLAASLVRLQASVFRASRQLEPPGDGCLPPLEPEAPAAAQQPAAGPGEPETVFAQVGRGFVVAFMALLGAAAYFLGVGDVSTANRLAEWAYYALAGGVLSMLVDLALAERRGRGGTGGGPQP; this is translated from the coding sequence GTGTGTGTGACTGTTGTGTTGCCGACTTTTAACGAGGCGGAGGGGTTGCCTAGGGTGGTGGAGGAGCTTAGGGCGGCGGGGTTTGACAAGATTTTGGTGGTGGATGGGGGGTCTACCGACGGGACTGTGGAGGTGGCTAAGTCTCTTGGGGTGGTGGTGGTTAGGCAGGTGGGGAGGGGGAAGGGGATGGCGTTGCGCACGGCGCTGATGTATGTTGACACGCCGTACGTGGCGGTGCTGGACGCGGACTACACTTACCCCCCGTCTGAGCTGAAGAGGCTTCTCGCGCTTTTGAGGTACTACGACTTGGTGCTGGGGGCGAGGCGGGGGGAGATGCCTTTGGTGTACCGCGTGGGGAACCGGGTTATTGGGTGGTTCTTCAACATGCTCTTCGGGGCCGACCTCTCGGATCCCCTTACCGGCATGTACGTGGCGCGGACTGAGTTTCTGCGTCGGCTGTATCTCGAGGCTCGGGGTTTCGACGTGGAGGTGGATATCTTGGCCAAGGCGCTGGCGGAGGGCGGGCGGGTGGCTGAGGTGCCCGTCTCGTACAGGAGGCGGGTGGGTAAGAAGAAGCTGAGGCCGTGGCACGGCTTCCACATCGTGGGGAGGATCTTCTCCCTTGCGTATAGGCTCAACCCGGCGCTTGCCCTGTTTCTGTTTGGAGTCCTCCTCCTTGTGCCGGGGGTGGCGCTGGGGGCTTGGGTGGCTTATAGGCTGTTCTACGCAGGTGTTCCGCACTACATACTTGGGATGGGGGCGTTTATGCTCCTCCTCCTCGGCGGGCTGTCCCTCGCCATGCTCCCCCTCGCGGCTTCTCTAGTTAGGCTCCAGGCGTCGGTGTTTAGGGCGTCTAGGCAGTTGGAGCCGCCGGGGGACGGGTGCCTCCCGCCGCTTGAGCCGGAGGCCCCAGCCGCGGCGCAACAGCCAGCGGCGGGGCCTGGTGAGCCGGAGACCGTGTTTGCCCAGGTTGGGAGGGGGTTTGTGGTTGCTTTTATGGCGTTGCTGGGGGCCGCGGCTTATTTCCTGGGGGTGGGGGATGTATCCACTGCGAATAGGCTGGCGGAGTGGGCCTACTACGCGCTTGCTGGGGGGGTGTTGTCTATGCTTGTGGACTTGGCGCTGGCAGAGAGGCGGGGGAGGGGTGGGACTGGGGGCGGGCCTCAGCCGTGA
- a CDS encoding glycosyltransferase family 4 protein, whose amino-acid sequence MRLLFVAPRYRPHVGGVERVVEALASRAAALGHEVVVLAGEPGIDRPREEVAGGVWVVRWPVYSPGGAYHVPRRRGDLDAWLGRVGAEVVHIHGAHAVFTVYVGERAAGRARVVFSPHYHGGGHTAFRDLLWRLYWRRAVARVVESSDVVHVVSPVEAGWVLAHFPRVAGKLAVVPNGVEGDVFSYRWRGADSGYAVYGGRLEGYKRLLEAADLVRGLGLRFVVVGEGPVGRRLAGLRGVEVRPFLPRGEFLDLVAGARYAVNLSLREAFSVFIAEALAMGVPSLVSDVVARALGAVVAGRVGGALVATGAPVKTWDELMPRFLKLYG is encoded by the coding sequence GTGAGGTTGCTTTTCGTCGCGCCGCGGTACCGCCCCCACGTGGGTGGTGTGGAGCGGGTGGTGGAGGCGCTGGCGTCGCGGGCGGCCGCCCTCGGCCACGAGGTGGTAGTGCTGGCGGGGGAGCCGGGGATCGACAGGCCCCGGGAGGAGGTGGCTGGGGGAGTTTGGGTGGTTAGGTGGCCTGTCTACAGCCCTGGTGGGGCTTACCACGTGCCGAGGAGGAGGGGGGATCTCGATGCGTGGCTTGGGAGGGTTGGGGCGGAGGTAGTGCATATCCACGGGGCGCACGCCGTATTTACCGTGTATGTGGGGGAGAGGGCGGCTGGGAGGGCTAGGGTTGTTTTTTCGCCTCACTACCACGGCGGGGGGCACACCGCGTTTAGGGATTTGCTGTGGCGTCTCTACTGGCGTAGGGCCGTGGCGCGGGTTGTGGAGAGTAGCGATGTGGTGCACGTGGTGAGCCCCGTGGAGGCCGGCTGGGTGCTCGCCCACTTTCCCCGCGTAGCTGGGAAGCTCGCTGTGGTTCCCAACGGGGTGGAGGGGGACGTGTTTAGCTACAGGTGGAGGGGTGCCGACAGCGGCTACGCGGTGTATGGGGGGAGGCTTGAGGGGTATAAGAGGCTGTTGGAGGCGGCTGACCTCGTCAGGGGGCTGGGGCTGAGGTTTGTGGTGGTGGGGGAGGGGCCGGTGGGGAGGCGTCTGGCTGGGCTCCGGGGGGTGGAGGTGAGGCCTTTCCTCCCCCGCGGCGAGTTCCTGGACTTGGTGGCTGGGGCTAGGTACGCCGTAAACCTCAGCTTGAGGGAGGCGTTCAGTGTGTTTATCGCGGAGGCGTTGGCGATGGGTGTACCGTCTCTGGTTAGCGACGTGGTGGCCAGGGCCCTCGGGGCCGTGGTGGCGGGCCGGGTGGGGGGCGCGTTGGTGGCGACGGGCGCCCCGGTGAAGACCTGGGACGAGCTGATGCCGCGGTTTCTCAAGCTGTATGGCTAG
- a CDS encoding glycosyltransferase family 4 protein has protein sequence MASGRLLVVSERYFPEGGGGELATHLIVGILRRRFEVTVVTGTARPEVHPEVRYVYEPALAGGSKLSLWLGSGRLAERDYFMRLVRESDVVYVPRFAYPVVPLAKRLGRRVVVHLHGYSPISYTAAVLAPYERRRLVRDDVSIECGKGVGHCAGVLAFWWLPRLARRWVAMADVVLCVSRRQAGIIGDAAPELREKMRVVYNPPPPIRVERRAAEVPTFLYAGGGDRLKGFYAVVAAARRLGRRGIRARFVFVNEYGGEAARVLRALGRGLGSVELEVRGRVPRGELMRLLGGAWALVFPSLWEEPLPYVVVEAALAGVLPMASPVGGVPELLAGSPAEGFMGGPGDLAGRVEELARMGPREVEELGRATRDVVFERLRGVEGGLAAVFG, from the coding sequence ATGGCTAGCGGCCGCCTCCTCGTGGTGTCGGAGCGGTACTTCCCCGAGGGGGGCGGCGGGGAGCTGGCGACGCACCTAATAGTGGGCATTCTGAGGCGGCGTTTTGAAGTGACTGTAGTGACAGGCACGGCGAGGCCCGAGGTCCACCCCGAGGTGCGGTACGTCTACGAGCCCGCGCTGGCGGGGGGATCTAAGCTGTCGCTGTGGCTCGGCTCGGGGAGGCTGGCGGAGCGGGACTACTTTATGCGTCTAGTGAGGGAGAGCGACGTGGTTTACGTGCCTAGGTTCGCCTACCCAGTGGTGCCCCTGGCGAAGAGGCTGGGGAGGCGGGTGGTGGTGCACCTCCACGGCTACTCCCCCATTTCCTACACGGCCGCCGTCCTGGCGCCGTACGAGAGGCGCAGGTTGGTGCGCGACGACGTCTCTATCGAGTGCGGCAAGGGGGTTGGGCACTGCGCCGGGGTGCTGGCTTTTTGGTGGCTTCCGAGGCTGGCTAGGAGGTGGGTGGCGATGGCTGACGTCGTCCTCTGCGTGTCGAGACGCCAGGCCGGGATCATCGGCGACGCCGCCCCCGAGCTGAGGGAGAAGATGCGGGTTGTGTACAACCCGCCTCCGCCGATCCGCGTGGAGAGGCGCGCCGCCGAGGTGCCGACTTTTCTCTACGCCGGGGGTGGGGACCGCTTGAAGGGTTTTTACGCCGTGGTGGCCGCGGCGCGTAGGCTGGGGAGGAGGGGGATAAGGGCAAGGTTTGTCTTTGTCAACGAGTACGGCGGGGAGGCCGCGCGGGTTCTGCGCGCTCTGGGCCGGGGCCTAGGCTCGGTTGAGCTGGAGGTGAGGGGCAGGGTGCCCCGCGGAGAGTTGATGCGGTTGCTCGGCGGGGCGTGGGCTTTGGTTTTCCCCTCTCTCTGGGAGGAGCCTCTTCCCTACGTGGTTGTGGAGGCGGCTCTGGCGGGGGTTTTGCCCATGGCGTCTCCGGTGGGGGGCGTGCCGGAGCTGTTGGCGGGTTCTCCGGCTGAGGGGTTCATGGGGGGGCCCGGCGATTTGGCGGGGCGGGTTGAGGAGTTGGCTAGGATGGGGCCGCGTGAGGTTGAGGAGTTGGGGAGGGCCACCCGGGATGTGGTGTTTGAGAGGTTGAGGGGGGTGGAGGGTGGCCTAGCCGCCGTGTTTGGCTAG
- a CDS encoding glycosyltransferase family 2 protein, producing the protein MYITVALLLSAVHFGVPLAYYAYARRWLKKPWDVKTREGYVPQITVVVPTYNEAHLIEAKLDDLARQVYPLEKFQIIVVDSASTDGTPERAEEWAKRRGASIKVLREEARRGKAHALNYALKHASGEIVVITDVDSLWPDPLTLKRVAKWLSDPTVAAVTCLKKPAGGGGVEAAYRDYYNVLRLAESKMWATPIFHGELAAFKKELLEKIGGFPAHLGADDSHTAVLIAASGYRAIAPEDLHCVELVPRQYWRWRVRRAQHLVQHFAASLRLKTPRRFKLPLYAEAYLHLVNPWLLPGAATSLAASGGLPALALLGAGLAALLYKPYRAWVAMQLYLMAGAVRNLWTRDLAWRKEEKTATASRR; encoded by the coding sequence ATGTACATTACCGTAGCTCTACTCTTGTCCGCGGTGCACTTCGGCGTACCACTAGCATACTACGCCTATGCCAGGCGGTGGCTTAAAAAGCCGTGGGATGTCAAGACAAGGGAGGGCTACGTTCCGCAGATCACCGTGGTGGTTCCCACATACAACGAGGCGCACCTCATAGAGGCTAAACTCGACGACCTGGCTAGGCAAGTTTATCCATTGGAGAAGTTCCAGATAATCGTCGTAGACTCGGCGTCCACCGACGGCACTCCAGAAAGGGCCGAGGAATGGGCCAAGAGGCGCGGCGCCTCTATAAAGGTCTTGAGAGAAGAGGCCAGGCGGGGCAAGGCACACGCCCTCAACTACGCCCTAAAACACGCCAGCGGCGAAATAGTGGTTATAACCGACGTCGACTCGCTGTGGCCCGATCCGCTCACTCTAAAGAGAGTTGCTAAGTGGCTCTCCGACCCGACGGTCGCCGCGGTGACTTGTCTCAAGAAGCCGGCTGGCGGTGGGGGCGTGGAGGCCGCCTACCGCGACTATTACAACGTCTTGAGGCTGGCCGAGAGCAAGATGTGGGCCACGCCCATCTTCCACGGAGAGCTCGCCGCCTTCAAGAAGGAGCTGTTGGAGAAGATCGGCGGCTTCCCCGCCCACCTCGGCGCAGACGACAGCCACACAGCTGTCCTCATCGCGGCGTCTGGGTATAGGGCCATCGCCCCAGAGGATCTCCACTGCGTCGAGCTAGTGCCAAGGCAGTACTGGCGGTGGAGGGTTAGGAGGGCCCAACACCTGGTGCAACACTTCGCCGCCTCGCTGAGGCTAAAGACGCCGCGGCGCTTCAAGCTACCGCTGTACGCAGAGGCTTACCTCCACCTCGTAAATCCGTGGCTACTCCCAGGAGCCGCTACGTCCCTAGCCGCGTCAGGCGGGCTTCCAGCCCTGGCTCTTTTAGGCGCCGGGCTGGCGGCGTTGCTCTACAAGCCCTACAGAGCCTGGGTAGCCATGCAACTATACCTAATGGCCGGCGCCGTGAGGAATCTATGGACGAGAGACCTGGCGTGGCGCAAGGAGGAGAAAACTGCAACAGCCAGCCGGCGTTAG
- a CDS encoding PaREP1 family protein, with protein sequence MYVDVEVLERPLPKPSAEDYVKARLLEALVEAGLALEYLRRGLVRNAAGKAFQAWKALMAALLRLELDSLKGVAKSDEERRWLETTAVPRVPTNRMKALSHLLVGVGYKDFSAWTSVALSLHEYQYHGPDPDMAWSKYRTRDEAARDVVLLLRELGERVEAIKDRVRWSPELEKTLQTLRKEVA encoded by the coding sequence ATGTACGTGGATGTGGAGGTTTTGGAGAGGCCTCTCCCGAAGCCCTCCGCCGAGGACTACGTCAAGGCGCGTTTACTAGAGGCTTTGGTGGAGGCTGGGCTGGCTCTTGAGTACCTCCGCCGCGGCCTAGTTAGAAACGCCGCCGGCAAGGCCTTCCAGGCGTGGAAAGCGCTGATGGCGGCACTCCTCAGGCTTGAGCTGGATAGTCTTAAGGGAGTCGCCAAAAGCGACGAGGAGAGGCGCTGGCTGGAGACAACCGCCGTGCCTAGAGTGCCGACGAACCGTATGAAGGCGCTGTCTCATCTACTAGTTGGGGTTGGGTATAAGGATTTTTCTGCGTGGACTTCTGTGGCGCTGAGCCTCCACGAGTACCAGTATCACGGTCCTGATCCCGACATGGCGTGGTCGAAATACCGCACGAGAGATGAGGCGGCGAGGGACGTGGTCTTACTATTGAGAGAGCTTGGGGAGAGGGTCGAGGCGATAAAGGACAGAGTGAGGTGGAGCCCAGAACTTGAAAAAACGCTCCAGACGCTAAGGAAGGAGGTAGCCTAA
- a CDS encoding type II toxin-antitoxin system VapC family toxin has protein sequence MIYLDTSALVKRYVEEPGSAEVDKLFESAYRGSAVLSTSIYNIGEAASALDKKARRGELTHGADVAVSLMLREVKTLTRLGNLTIVPLGGAVLRRSITLALRHHLYFADALQIASCLYVKCGALYTADAELAEAAEREGLKTVEI, from the coding sequence GTGATATACCTAGACACAAGCGCGTTAGTGAAGCGCTACGTCGAGGAGCCGGGGAGCGCCGAGGTAGATAAGCTCTTCGAATCGGCGTACAGAGGCTCAGCCGTGCTGTCCACATCCATCTACAACATAGGCGAGGCGGCGTCGGCGCTGGACAAGAAGGCGAGGCGCGGCGAGCTGACGCACGGCGCGGATGTCGCCGTGTCGTTGATGCTTAGAGAAGTCAAGACGCTTACACGGCTGGGCAACCTCACTATCGTCCCCCTCGGCGGCGCGGTGCTCCGCAGGTCAATAACCCTGGCGCTGAGGCACCACCTCTACTTCGCCGACGCTCTCCAGATAGCCAGTTGCCTATACGTCAAATGCGGCGCCCTATACACCGCCGACGCGGAGCTGGCAGAAGCCGCCGAGAGGGAAGGACTAAAAACAGTAGAAATATAA
- a CDS encoding DUF6364 family protein, whose product MYVKKLTLSIREDLAEKAKARTRRLGSLSRIVEDFLESIDGEGLADALCRELGLDCAEPLTTPGEIAAQRPRALGPPAATLVAEMRKERAGRL is encoded by the coding sequence ATGTACGTGAAGAAGTTAACTTTGTCTATACGGGAGGATTTGGCCGAGAAAGCCAAGGCCCGGACGAGGAGGCTGGGATCTTTGAGCAGGATCGTCGAGGATTTCCTAGAGTCTATCGACGGCGAGGGGCTAGCGGACGCCCTGTGCAGAGAGCTGGGGCTCGACTGCGCAGAGCCCCTAACCACCCCGGGAGAAATCGCGGCGCAGAGGCCCAGAGCTCTCGGGCCTCCGGCGGCTACCCTCGTGGCTGAGATGCGGAAGGAGCGCGCCGGGCGTCTGTGA